CCCGTTTCGAACTATCTGTAGATGTTTAGGATCGGTGGAGTAGGTCTCGCCGTTTCCTTCGCCAACCTGACGATATCTAGTGAACGGACTATCTATTTGTAGGAAGAGGAACAGCCCTGAAACTTTAAAGGATGCTTAAATAGCAGCGGATTCCACCTAGAGATGCCATAAATTTTACATGGTCATAAGAGTTTGGCCATAAGCAAGCGCTATTCTGATGTGATTTTGAGGCTCAGATATGGCGAAGTCCGGAGGGGGACGATGAAGACTCCTAGGTTAAAAGCGGAAGCACCTTGGTCAGCGTCGTATGGACTGGACATAGGAAGTTCGACTAAGATCGCCACGTCGTGTGGCAACGTCGAACGACCCTGCGTCATGCAGGGCCAAATGTGGAGGTGCCTTGTCCAGCCTCGACAAGCTTAAGAACGACCATGAAAGGAAGGGCTCTTCTTCCTATCATGGTTGGACTTAAGACCTCGAGAGGCTAGGCACCGAAACTAGCCTTGAGCTGGCGGAGATAAAGAAAACACGAAGAGCGGAGCGATATGTTGCCTTATCGTACAGAAGTGAGGGAAGTCTCACTAGACGCTAGGTGCTGGAGCTGGATAGCAATCCATGTCGTTTATGTTCTGATATTTGATTAAATCGAATCTTCCACAATCCGGCTCTTTAGTGTAAGAACTCTTTTATTAAAATCGAAAATAAAGCATTTGTCTAATAAAATTCAGGTTTTGTGGAAAAATGAACACAAACTATGGAAAGCAGGTGTGGTTATGGAATTTCAACAACCCAACTATCGTGCGGGAGATATTGTTTATGTTATCTATCGCAACCCGCATACGTATGATGTGGCCAATGTACAGGAAGCAGCCGTCGTGAAAGATCCAGAAAATCCAGGTGATTTAGCCCTTTTTCTATATGAAACGTATTTCCCGCTGGATTCTGAAATAGCTGTCTATGCCTCACAAGGTGAAGCTGAACGCGCCTATCACGATACATTTGGCGGCGGGATTGAACCGGAGGGACTGCAGTGGTAAAGCCATTTGTACCCGAACTCGTTTACATCGAACCCGGAGCACTCAAATACCCGCTAGGTAAAGAGCTGAAAGAAAAATTTGAAGGTATGGGTATTGAAATTCGCGAGACCACATCCCATAACCAGGTCCGCAATTTACCAGGAGAAAATGATTTTCAGAAATACCGGATGGCGAAATCCACACTGGTGGTCGGTGTGAGAAAAACATTGAAATTCGACACCTCCAAACCTTCTGCAGAGTATGCCATTCCCTTTGCGACAGGGTGCATGGGCCACTGCCATTATTGCTACTTACAAACGACCATGGGCAGTAAACCTTATATCCGCACCTATGTAAATATCGAAGAGGTGTTTGAAGCGGCGGAAGCCTATATGAAAGA
The Halobacillus halophilus DSM 2266 DNA segment above includes these coding regions:
- a CDS encoding transcriptional regulator SplA domain-containing protein; this translates as MEFQQPNYRAGDIVYVIYRNPHTYDVANVQEAAVVKDPENPGDLALFLYETYFPLDSEIAVYASQGEAERAYHDTFGGGIEPEGLQW